From a single Bacillus pseudomycoides DSM 12442 genomic region:
- a CDS encoding DUF421 domain-containing protein, translated as MNIFFESIILIVTGILALKLTGSKSINQMTRAEIIIVVSIGRIIVEPVLSRKVGPSILAACIFSGVLFIIHYVEMKSRGMEQFLNGNSIVIVENGEILKNNLRRTKMTEQQLLMYLREQGIHDIKTLQQATAEPNGRVGYQLTAGAQPVTCEMLEKILHQYNLKK; from the coding sequence ATGAATATTTTTTTTGAAAGCATAATTTTAATTGTTACGGGTATCCTCGCTTTAAAATTAACCGGAAGTAAATCAATTAATCAGATGACAAGAGCTGAAATTATTATCGTTGTCTCTATTGGGCGTATTATTGTAGAACCAGTGCTAAGTAGAAAAGTAGGACCGTCTATCCTTGCTGCTTGTATATTTTCAGGTGTTTTATTTATTATTCATTATGTAGAAATGAAATCAAGAGGGATGGAACAATTTTTAAATGGTAATAGCATTGTTATTGTTGAAAATGGAGAAATTTTGAAAAATAATTTGAGACGTACGAAAATGACAGAACAGCAACTGCTGATGTATTTAAGAGAACAAGGAATTCATGATATTAAAACATTACAACAAGCAACGGCGGAACCGAACGGTCGCGTTGGTTATCAACTAACAGCTGGAGCACAACCAGTTACTTGCGAAATGTTAGAAAAGATATTGCACCAATACAACCTGAAAAAGTAG
- a CDS encoding PLP-dependent aminotransferase family protein → MKIVLRKESNIPFYQQIYMQVVERIQSGMLLHGDSLPSLRTIADDLKISILTVRKAYKQLETKGYVQIKQGKGVYIHKHEHRKHQPTPYDWQHTKSINVMRSQYVMNQHRKYYDFSQAILYPRLLPNPFLSDEMQKIIDKDQMILATYGPVQGDEELRIEIARYLKDYQRLAVDPSNLLITSGAQQGIDLIAQTLLQPGDTVIIESPCYGAAIDVFINKGVKIIPIELDEQGIRSDLIDEVCQKQRPVLVYVNPTFQNPTGTIMSSQRRNELVELAELYHFFIIEDDSFGEIYFDEVIIPPPLKTFDTNGHVIYLKGFSKTLAPGLRIAALAVEGPIFEWLYAVKASMDIGSPLLTQKALLPFLRAERMKNLLEKLRTALQLRRDTTLEILTSLTGEIHFQKPLGGFNLWITLPDSINAFMLLKKANEANVSFLPGTACFLNHESKYNYLRISYSMLNEKDMLIGLKRFHNVLLNSLKQQKIVNISPY, encoded by the coding sequence ATGAAAATTGTACTACGCAAAGAGTCTAATATACCATTCTATCAACAAATTTATATGCAAGTTGTTGAGCGGATTCAAAGTGGAATGTTATTACATGGTGATTCCTTACCTTCTTTACGTACTATAGCAGATGATTTGAAAATAAGTATATTAACCGTTCGTAAAGCCTATAAACAGCTGGAAACAAAAGGTTATGTACAAATTAAACAAGGAAAAGGTGTGTATATACATAAACATGAACATCGGAAGCATCAGCCTACGCCGTATGATTGGCAACATACGAAATCAATCAATGTCATGCGATCTCAATATGTAATGAATCAACATAGGAAATATTATGATTTTTCACAGGCCATTCTTTATCCTCGTCTTTTACCTAATCCATTTCTTTCGGATGAAATGCAAAAAATAATAGACAAAGATCAAATGATATTAGCAACTTATGGACCAGTTCAAGGAGATGAAGAGCTTCGAATAGAAATTGCAAGATACTTAAAAGATTATCAAAGACTAGCTGTAGATCCTTCTAATTTATTAATTACAAGTGGCGCCCAGCAAGGAATTGATTTAATCGCTCAAACATTGTTACAACCAGGTGATACAGTTATAATAGAGAGCCCGTGCTACGGTGCAGCAATTGATGTATTTATAAACAAAGGGGTTAAAATCATACCAATTGAGCTTGATGAACAAGGAATTCGCTCTGATTTAATCGATGAAGTTTGTCAAAAACAGAGACCCGTTTTAGTATATGTGAATCCTACTTTTCAAAACCCTACAGGTACTATAATGAGTAGCCAAAGGAGAAATGAACTTGTAGAACTAGCAGAACTGTATCATTTTTTTATAATTGAAGATGATTCTTTTGGGGAAATATATTTTGATGAAGTTATAATTCCACCTCCACTTAAAACCTTTGATACAAATGGTCACGTTATATATTTAAAAGGATTCAGTAAAACATTAGCGCCAGGCCTTCGTATTGCAGCATTAGCTGTAGAAGGACCTATTTTTGAATGGTTATATGCTGTGAAAGCTTCGATGGATATAGGAAGTCCGTTACTAACACAAAAGGCACTTCTTCCATTTTTACGAGCAGAAAGAATGAAAAATCTTTTAGAAAAATTACGCACCGCATTACAACTAAGACGCGATACAACACTAGAAATATTAACTTCTCTAACAGGGGAAATTCATTTTCAAAAACCTCTAGGTGGTTTTAATTTATGGATTACACTTCCAGATTCAATCAATGCTTTTATGTTACTTAAAAAAGCGAATGAAGCGAACGTTTCTTTTCTACCAGGAACGGCTTGTTTTTTGAATCATGAATCAAAATATAACTATTTACGAATTAGTTATTCTATGTTAAATGAAAAAGACATGTTGATTGGATTAAAAAGATTTCATAACGTATTGCTAAACTCCCTAAAACAACAAAAAATAGTTAATATATCTCCATATTAA
- a CDS encoding DMT family transporter, with protein sequence MVIFNYILICMIFGTTFLTIKIGIEAGAPPLFSAGIRFFLAGVILIIIFTLKRKGIIPYLLSKRIIYVGFCLTFMTFATLYWAEQYISSGLAAVLSATGPMMILLLQSKRNKTKLQREQFLALIIALIGVVCISLPGMHQQLTFIWSIACLVILVGELFYGIGSIHSKEILSDLPKVSPFLINGIQMFYGGLFLLISSIFIEQPNLDILTSWSVQWPILYLIFVGSIGGHGLYYWLLSKTNPVFPSTWLYVSPLIAVITGYVFLGEPINPVMGIGACLILMGVFLANRSTLGVYFKQGRLLKKEM encoded by the coding sequence ATGGTCATTTTTAATTATATTTTAATTTGTATGATTTTCGGCACAACATTTTTAACGATAAAAATTGGGATTGAAGCGGGGGCACCACCATTATTCTCGGCGGGAATCCGTTTCTTTTTAGCAGGTGTTATTCTAATCATCATATTTACCTTAAAACGGAAAGGTATTATACCATACCTACTTTCAAAACGAATTATATATGTTGGTTTTTGTTTAACCTTTATGACATTTGCAACATTATATTGGGCTGAACAGTATATTTCTTCGGGTTTAGCAGCTGTTCTTTCTGCAACAGGGCCAATGATGATTTTGTTATTACAATCGAAGAGAAATAAAACAAAACTACAACGGGAGCAATTTCTCGCTCTAATCATAGCGCTTATTGGAGTTGTTTGTATCTCCTTACCAGGGATGCACCAACAACTCACTTTTATATGGAGTATCGCTTGCCTTGTCATATTAGTCGGCGAATTATTTTATGGCATAGGTTCCATCCATTCAAAAGAAATACTTTCAGATCTGCCAAAAGTATCGCCGTTTCTCATTAACGGAATCCAAATGTTTTACGGTGGACTTTTTCTTCTGATTAGTTCTATTTTTATAGAACAGCCAAATCTCGATATATTAACATCTTGGAGTGTACAATGGCCCATTCTATATCTTATCTTTGTAGGGTCAATTGGTGGGCATGGTTTATATTATTGGCTCTTGTCAAAGACCAATCCAGTATTCCCATCAACTTGGCTGTATGTATCTCCATTAATTGCTGTTATTACAGGATACGTATTTTTAGGAGAACCAATTAATCCAGTAATGGGAATCGGAGCGTGTCTCATCTTGATGGGTGTATTTTTAGCAAATCGCTCTACACTTGGAGTGTACTTTAAACAGGGGAGATTATTGAAAAAAGAAATGTAA
- the secY gene encoding preprotein translocase subunit SecY — MFRTISNFMRVAEIRRKIFFTLAMLIVFRIGTFIPVPHTNAEVLKVQDQANVLGMLNVFGGGALQHFSIFAVGITPYITASIIVQLLQMDVVPKFTEWAKQGEMGRKKSAQFTRYFTIILAFIQAIGMSIGFNNIAGGQLISNPGWTTYLFIATVLTAGTAFLLWLGEQITANGVGNGISMLIFAGLVAAIPNVVNQIYLQQFQNAGDQLFMHIVKVVLIGLIILAIVVGVIYIQQAIRKIPIQYAKAVSGNNQYQGAKNTHLPLKVNSAGVIPVIFASAFLMTPRTIAQLFPNSDMSKWLSTNLDFTHPVGMILYVGLIIAFTYFYAFVQVNPEQMAENLKKQNGYVPGIRPGKSTEQYVTKILYRLTFIGAIFLGAISILPIVFTKVATLPPSAQIGGTSLLIIVGVALETMKTLESQLVKRHYKGFIKKVN, encoded by the coding sequence ATGTTTCGTACGATTTCAAACTTTATGAGAGTAGCTGAGATAAGAAGGAAAATCTTTTTTACACTTGCGATGTTAATTGTTTTTCGAATTGGCACGTTTATACCAGTTCCTCATACTAACGCAGAGGTATTAAAAGTACAAGATCAAGCCAATGTTTTAGGTATGCTTAATGTATTTGGCGGAGGAGCCTTACAACACTTCTCAATCTTTGCTGTAGGTATCACACCATATATTACAGCCTCCATTATTGTACAGTTGTTACAGATGGATGTTGTACCTAAATTTACAGAGTGGGCAAAGCAAGGGGAAATGGGCCGTAAAAAATCAGCTCAGTTTACCCGATACTTTACAATCATTCTCGCATTTATTCAAGCCATTGGAATGTCTATTGGCTTTAACAATATAGCAGGCGGGCAACTAATTTCTAATCCAGGATGGACTACGTATTTATTTATCGCTACAGTGCTAACTGCCGGTACTGCATTTTTACTTTGGTTAGGTGAACAAATTACTGCAAACGGCGTAGGTAACGGAATTTCAATGCTTATCTTTGCAGGACTTGTTGCAGCGATTCCAAATGTCGTAAATCAAATTTATTTACAACAATTCCAAAATGCTGGAGATCAACTCTTTATGCATATTGTAAAAGTAGTATTGATTGGACTCATTATTTTAGCGATCGTTGTTGGTGTTATTTACATCCAACAGGCAATTCGTAAAATACCTATTCAATATGCAAAAGCTGTTTCAGGGAATAATCAATATCAAGGGGCAAAAAATACACATTTACCGCTTAAAGTAAACAGTGCGGGTGTAATTCCTGTTATTTTTGCTTCTGCATTTCTAATGACACCACGGACCATTGCGCAGTTATTCCCTAACTCTGATATGTCTAAATGGTTAAGTACAAATCTGGACTTTACACATCCAGTTGGAATGATCCTTTACGTTGGACTCATTATTGCTTTCACATACTTCTATGCATTTGTTCAAGTAAATCCTGAACAAATGGCCGAAAACTTGAAAAAGCAAAATGGCTACGTTCCAGGTATTCGACCAGGGAAATCGACAGAGCAATATGTAACAAAAATTTTGTATCGCTTAACGTTTATTGGTGCAATTTTCTTAGGTGCTATTTCAATTTTACCAATTGTATTTACGAAAGTGGCTACTTTACCACCTTCTGCTCAAATTGGTGGTACAAGTTTACTCATCATTGTAGGGGTAGCGTTAGAAACAATGAAGACACTAGAAAGCCAGCTTGTGAAGCGTCACTATAAAGGGTTTATAAAGAAAGTAAACTAA